Part of the Leucobacter insecticola genome is shown below.
TTGCGTGGATGTCAGCTTCGCGACGTCGCCGGGCACATAGCTGTGCTTGTCGGTGGTCACGTTCAGCACCGTGGCGATCTCGCGTTGCTTGGCGGTGATCGTCACGGGCTTGGATTCGGCGTGCACTTTGCCGTTGTGCAGCAACTGCACCTTGACCTGGATCCCACTGTTGGCAAGGCTCGGCTTGAATTTGTAGGTGGCGGCAGTTTGTCCGTCGACCGCGGCAAAGGAGTCCGCGCCAGGCAGCTTCACCCACCACTGGTATTCGCTCAGCCCGGTCGGGGTGGACTGCTCGGCCGTCAGGGTCGCGCCCTGGCCGACCCAGTAGTCGTCAGCGGCCCGGTTCGTCTTGATCGTCAGATCCGTCTCGGGTACCTCGCCGCCGTGGTGGTCGTCAAGTTTCACTACGACCGGCGCAGATTCCACGTAGGGGCGCCCGTCATCGTAGCTCAGCTTCGCGATCACAGCGGCACCGTTCAGTTCCTCGCTCGCGGCGAAGGAATAGCTGGCGTCGTTCGCGCCATCGACGAGGATCGGGGCAGCCTCGCCCTGCTTCTGCACGTACCACTCATAGCGGTTCAGCACCGAGGCGGGGGTCACGCTCGCCGAGAGCTGTACCGTGTCGCCGCTGTGGTAGTGGTCGGCGATCCCACTCACGCTCACCTTTTGTAGCGGGGCCGCACCGTGGTCGTTCACCGATATCTTCACTGCACTCGCGGTCGCCAGCACAGTGGCTCCCTCGCCGATCAACTCAGCGGTGACCTGTGCACCGTCCAGCGCCTGTTCCGCTGTCAGACGGTGGCTCGCGCCTGTCGCCCCCTCGATCTGCACCGGCGCAGCCTGGTCGCTGCGCTGCAGGAACCAGCGGTAAGTGCCGTTCTCCACGGCCGGGTCGCCGGTCACTGAGAGATTGATGGGCGAGTTGCTGTGGTAGTGGTGGGCAAGCTTGCCAATCGCGATTGTCTGCACGGACGGGGCGGCGACCTGGATCTTCACAGGCTCCGATTCAACCACCAGGGGCTTCGCCGATCCCGAAGCGAAATCTTGCCCACCCGACACAGCGACCCGATACTGCGCTCCCTCGGCCGCGGCGACCGTCAGTGTCGCGCTGTTCGCGCCCGCCACGGCCTGCCAGGCATCCGTGTCCGAGTTGCGCGTCGACCACGCATACTCATTGAAGCTCGATTCCGCGGGGATCTGTGCTGCAGACAACGTCACGTTATCCCCAGCGGCCACCACGGCGTCTGCGCCGGTAACCGTCACAGCGGTCGGTATCGGCGACACTACAAAGGTGTAGCTTGCCGAATTCGTGACCGCTGTTTTCGCTCCGTCGCCGCTTTTCACGGTGGCCTGAGCGCTCAGTTTATATGTTCCTGGTTCGGTGAACGCCCAGTTGGCATGTGTGTGTGCCGGGAAGGGCTGGTCGATCGTACCGGGCAGGGAGTAGCCACCGTCGACGAGAAGCGATGCCGGAGCACCCCAGAGGCCTTGGGTCCACAGGTACACCTGCCCGGGCCCGTCTACGGCAACGCTGATCTTTGTGTCCGCGCCAGGAAACGCGGACTGCACTCCCTGCGTATCCCAGCCTGGCCAAATGAGGTTCCAATCCTGCGTGAGGGGCAGATGATAGAAACTTGTGGGCGCTCCCGGCGGGACCGCGGCCGCGGGGAAGCCTGTGCTGAAGGACTGGCTCTTCACCGCGAGTTCCACAGACTCCGGCGTGCGCAGTACATGGGTTCCGGTGACGTCTTCCTTGAGTACGAGCCGCGGAGTGTCATCTTCGTTCAGGATGAGATTGAAGGCGTCGATGTGGCCTGATTCGAGGCGAACGGGGTCTTCGATGACGAGGGGAGCCTCCACCGCGGATGCAGCGGTAGGGATCCCCAGCCCGCCCATCAGCGCGAGCACCCCAATGAGGGCACCGCCTCGAGCGCGAGTCTTGGTGAGCATGCAGATGTACCTTTCAGTGTTGGTCGGCTCGACGAAGCCGAACTCGCCTCTCTATTGAGAACGATAATCATAAGCATATAGGCCGAGGTAAAAGAGCGCCACCCGATCACCCCGCGACACGGCCGCGCGGAGTAGGATCGAGCGTATGACTGAAGTGACCTTGAGCCCTGCAGCACCGTCCACCACGAGCGAGCAAGCGATCGCACAGGAGCGACGCCTGGTCACCGAGATCCCCGGTCCCCGCTCTCGCGAACTACATGAGCGCCGCAAGGCCGTCGTGCCGCCGGGCGTGCACAGCGTGCTCCCCGTCTACATTGATCGCGCACACGACTCGATCGTCGTCGATGTCGACGGCAACCACATTATTGATGTCTGCGGCGGGATCGGCGTCACGACGATCGGCCACACCGACGACGCCGTGATCCAGGCAGCGCGCGAACAGCTCGGCAAGGTCACACACACGCTCTTCACCATGACCCCCTACGAACCCTATGTGCAGGTCGCGGAGCATCTGGCGCAGGCCATTGCGGGCGGCGAAGGCTACACGACACTCCTCATGAATTCAGGCGCCGAAGCCGTAGAGAACGGCGTCAAGATCGCACGCAAGTACACGGGCCGCCCCGGTGTCGCCGTGCTCGAGCACGCCTATCACGGACGCACCATGCTCACCTCGACCATGAATTTCAAGGCTGCACCCTACGCGCTCGGCTACGGTCCGCGCGCGAGCGATGTTTACAAAGCACCCAATTCCTACCCGCTGCATGACGGACTGAGCGGCGCCGAGGCTGCCAAGCGAACCATCAACTACCTTGAAAAGGTTGCCGGGGCGGAGGATCTCGCCTGTCTCGTTGTCGAACCCATCCAGGGCGAGGGAGGGTTCATCGTTCCCGCTGACGGCTACCTCCCGGCGCTGGCCGAATGGTGCCGAGCGAACGGCATCGTGTTCATCGCCGATGAGGTGCAGGCTGGGATGGCGCGCACCGGCACGATGTTCTCGATCGAACAGTTCGGAGTCGTGCCGGATATCGTGCTCTCCGCGAAGGGCATTGCTGGCGGTCTCCCCCTGGCTGGCATCACCGGTCGCGCCGAGATCATGGCAAAGTCTCAGCCGGGAGGCCTCGGGGGCACCTTCGGTGGCAACCCAGTATCGTGCGCCGCGGCCGTCGCGGTCTTCGAACAGATCAAACAGCGCGGCCTGCTCGCCGAGGCGAAGCGCATCGAGGCAACCTTTGGCGCAGGCCTGCGTGAACTGCAGGAGAAGTACAACGTGATTGCCGAGGTACGCGGAAAGGGCGCGATGCTCGCGATCGAGATCGTGAAGCCAGGAACGCTCGAGCCCGCGCCGGAGATCGTGGGGCGCGTGATCGACGAGGCAGCCAAGCGTGGCGTGCTACTTCTCAGCTCCGGCGCCTACAACCAAGCGATCCGGTTCCTTCCCTCACTGAAGATGAGCGACGCGCTGATCGAAGATGTACTCTCGGTACTCGACGAGTCATTCGCCGAGGCCCTGGGCTAGCTCGGTGCCCCAAGGACACCGATTCGACCTAGAACACCCCGTCTTGACCGATTCGAGGTGTTCTACGTGGAATCGGTGTTCTACGTGGAATCAGTATCGTGTGAGAAGGATCGAGCGGGATCAAGTCAGGTGCTACGTGGCGTAGTCCTCAGCGGTCAGCCCGGCAGCCTCGACACTGCCGGTGTCGATCACGTCCCCCACAGCGTGAACGTCGATCACTACGACGGTGACGTTGTCGCGCCCGGCGTTATCGAGCGCCTGCTGCACGAGCTTACGTGCCGCCTGCTCAGCGGTGCGCTCTGTCGCAAGGAAGTGCTGGATCCCGATATCGGTGAGCTCCTTGGTGAGGCCGTCTGAACAGATCAGAATCCGCTGTCCCGGGATCAACGCAAGCGAGGTGTAATCGGGCACCGGCGCCTCATTGAAGCCGACGGCGCGGGTGATCACGTTGGCGTGCGGATGCACCTCCGCCTCTTCCGCTGTGATCGCACCTGTGTCGATCAGGTGTTGCACCACCGAGTGATCGACGGTGATCTGACTCAGGGCACCCTTGAAGTACTGGTAGACCCGGGAATCACCGATGTTGAAGACTTTCCAGGTCGGTTCTTCAGCATCAGTGCCAATGATGACTCCAGTGACAGTTGTCCCGGCGCCGAGTTCCGTCTCACCCGCATCAAGCTCGATGTCGTCTACCGCATCGCTCAGCACGCCGTCGATGTCACCCTCAGACACCGAGTTGCTGCCTCCAAGCTCAGCCAGACGGCGAACAACGGCGGCAGAGGCAATCTCGCCCGCGGAGTGCCCTCCCATGCCATCTGCGACAGCGAACACCGGCGGCACCGTCAAGTAGCTGTCTTGATTGGTCTCGCGTCGCCGACCAACGTCGGTCAGCGCAAACCAGGAGAGCTCAATCTCCAATTCGCAGTT
Proteins encoded:
- a CDS encoding choice-of-anchor M domain-containing protein, with the protein product MLTKTRARGGALIGVLALMGGLGIPTAASAVEAPLVIEDPVRLESGHIDAFNLILNEDDTPRLVLKEDVTGTHVLRTPESVELAVKSQSFSTGFPAAAVPPGAPTSFYHLPLTQDWNLIWPGWDTQGVQSAFPGADTKISVAVDGPGQVYLWTQGLWGAPASLLVDGGYSLPGTIDQPFPAHTHANWAFTEPGTYKLSAQATVKSGDGAKTAVTNSASYTFVVSPIPTAVTVTGADAVVAAGDNVTLSAAQIPAESSFNEYAWSTRNSDTDAWQAVAGANSATLTVAAAEGAQYRVAVSGGQDFASGSAKPLVVESEPVKIQVAAPSVQTIAIGKLAHHYHSNSPINLSVTGDPAVENGTYRWFLQRSDQAAPVQIEGATGASHRLTAEQALDGAQVTAELIGEGATVLATASAVKISVNDHGAAPLQKVSVSGIADHYHSGDTVQLSASVTPASVLNRYEWYVQKQGEAAPILVDGANDASYSFAASEELNGAAVIAKLSYDDGRPYVESAPVVVKLDDHHGGEVPETDLTIKTNRAADDYWVGQGATLTAEQSTPTGLSEYQWWVKLPGADSFAAVDGQTAATYKFKPSLANSGIQVKVQLLHNGKVHAESKPVTITAKQREIATVLNVTTDKHSYVPGDVAKLTSTQTPQTDHDHYHWYIKRAGATDFVWVDQSRDKDLAYPVTAEDAGAQLVLRLFDETHAVLAESAPVTLSVTTSGENPVPETTLTVEGLAAGYYAGDTAKLTAVQNPVTGEDHYHWFIKRAGDADYSVISGARGAELKHEVKTGDAGALIVAKLYGHGHKVIAESQPVALTVLPGSAKPSKAPQAQSESALDHTQAGGISLSTKAPVQGQVVSVQLGKGNERAGEWIAAWMFSEPKLLGNDWVQVAADGSIAVTIPADLPVGAHRLAVFDAAGQVIGWEQLQVSAAGTGGGTTPGAKPGDVKPGAVKPGGTAGDKAGAAGSGLAKTGSELPIGIGFASGLLLLAGTGTVLLQRRRNTTPID
- a CDS encoding aminotransferase class III-fold pyridoxal phosphate-dependent enzyme — encoded protein: MTEVTLSPAAPSTTSEQAIAQERRLVTEIPGPRSRELHERRKAVVPPGVHSVLPVYIDRAHDSIVVDVDGNHIIDVCGGIGVTTIGHTDDAVIQAAREQLGKVTHTLFTMTPYEPYVQVAEHLAQAIAGGEGYTTLLMNSGAEAVENGVKIARKYTGRPGVAVLEHAYHGRTMLTSTMNFKAAPYALGYGPRASDVYKAPNSYPLHDGLSGAEAAKRTINYLEKVAGAEDLACLVVEPIQGEGGFIVPADGYLPALAEWCRANGIVFIADEVQAGMARTGTMFSIEQFGVVPDIVLSAKGIAGGLPLAGITGRAEIMAKSQPGGLGGTFGGNPVSCAAAVAVFEQIKQRGLLAEAKRIEATFGAGLRELQEKYNVIAEVRGKGAMLAIEIVKPGTLEPAPEIVGRVIDEAAKRGVLLLSSGAYNQAIRFLPSLKMSDALIEDVLSVLDESFAEALG
- a CDS encoding PP2C family protein-serine/threonine phosphatase; its protein translation is MTARGENAVRRRLRYRENCELEIELSWFALTDVGRRRETNQDSYLTVPPVFAVADGMGGHSAGEIASAAVVRRLAELGGSNSVSEGDIDGVLSDAVDDIELDAGETELGAGTTVTGVIIGTDAEEPTWKVFNIGDSRVYQYFKGALSQITVDHSVVQHLIDTGAITAEEAEVHPHANVITRAVGFNEAPVPDYTSLALIPGQRILICSDGLTKELTDIGIQHFLATERTAEQAARKLVQQALDNAGRDNVTVVVIDVHAVGDVIDTGSVEAAGLTAEDYAT